Proteins from a single region of Limisphaera ngatamarikiensis:
- a CDS encoding RHS repeat-associated core domain-containing protein yields the protein MWTLVSASTGTETARYEYGPFGEPLRMTGSAAGSNPFRFSTKRTEDGTGLVLYEYRAYSPALGRWLSRDPIEEKTGVGSYHWIANVGPGAVDIDGRFSATRCSVCGQWYQGYHQCPGPPPGGGPGYHDIPDWFRNPPDEGKPCCCKPPAKLKRFERVDDPPSRTRISMRIIVELEGCYKDLAIGWWTCWRPDGSGGWMPGFENKTSAYLKVYGITIPGVGDRSTGPHLTLAIIRYLSCENGRWVKYKMSRGRTYIWSNGHWTW from the coding sequence CGGTACCGAGACTGCGCGGTACGAGTATGGACCGTTTGGGGAGCCTTTGCGGATGACGGGCAGTGCGGCGGGTTCGAATCCGTTCCGGTTCAGCACGAAGCGGACGGAGGACGGAACGGGCCTGGTGCTGTACGAATACCGTGCCTACAGTCCCGCCCTGGGAAGGTGGTTGAGCCGGGATCCAATTGAAGAGAAGACTGGAGTGGGGTCTTATCACTGGATCGCAAACGTAGGGCCTGGTGCTGTCGACATTGACGGGCGCTTTAGCGCCACGCGCTGCTCGGTGTGTGGACAGTGGTACCAGGGCTATCATCAATGTCCCGGACCCCCTCCAGGTGGCGGCCCTGGCTATCACGACATTCCGGACTGGTTTCGCAATCCACCAGACGAAGGAAAGCCTTGTTGTTGTAAGCCGCCAGCCAAACTCAAGCGCTTTGAGCGGGTTGACGATCCGCCATCCAGGACACGGATTTCCATGCGGATAATTGTGGAGCTTGAAGGCTGTTACAAAGACCTCGCGATAGGATGGTGGACTTGTTGGCGGCCAGATGGCAGTGGTGGATGGATGCCAGGTTTCGAGAATAAGACCAGTGCTTATCTCAAAGTGTATGGAATCACCATTCCCGGTGTTGGGGACCGTTCGACCGGACCACATCTTACATTAGCTATTATACGTTATTTGTCGTGTGAAAATGGCCGTTGGGTCAAATACAAAATGTCAAGAGGACGAACGTATATCTGGTCGAATGGCCACTGGACGTGGTAG